From Elusimicrobiota bacterium, one genomic window encodes:
- the rplL gene encoding 50S ribosomal protein L7/L12: MPTKLSPAEAVDVMGAWTVLEAAEFVKLAEEKFGVKAAAVGVAAAAPAAGGAAAAAVEEKTDFNVFLVSAGDKKIQVIKTVRELTGLGLKEAKDLVEAAPKAVKEGVAKAQAEEMKKKLVESGAVVELR; this comes from the coding sequence ATGCCGACCAAGTTGTCGCCCGCAGAAGCCGTGGACGTGATGGGGGCCTGGACCGTGCTCGAGGCCGCCGAGTTCGTCAAGCTCGCCGAGGAGAAGTTCGGCGTCAAGGCCGCCGCCGTGGGCGTGGCCGCCGCCGCTCCCGCCGCGGGCGGAGCCGCCGCCGCCGCCGTCGAGGAGAAGACGGATTTCAACGTGTTCCTGGTCAGCGCCGGGGACAAGAAGATCCAGGTCATCAAGACCGTCCGTGAGCTCACAGGTCTGGGCCTAAAGGAAGCCAAGGACTTGGTCGAAGCCGCGCCCAAGGCCGTGAAGGAAGGCGTGGCCAAGGCCCAGGCCGAAGAGATGAAGAAGAAGCTCGTCGAGTCCGGCGCCGTCGTCGAGTTGAGGTAA
- the rplJ gene encoding 50S ribosomal protein L10, whose translation MKLTKVQKTEKAKTLAEKLKVAPHLFFTEYQGLKFKELDELRAKLRPLHCRYAVVKNSLVRYALKNAGLEGPDAKLLKGPVGMVVSDGDDPIAPAKVLAAFAKQFPKLKVKAGVVSQKWMTPAECAQLSTLGSRQEVLGRAVSILYNMISQPLAVMQAPTRDVLLVVKALEQKKQSESGAAAASKEQPAVPA comes from the coding sequence ATGAAACTGACCAAGGTTCAGAAGACCGAGAAGGCGAAGACGCTGGCTGAGAAGCTGAAGGTCGCGCCGCACCTGTTCTTCACGGAGTATCAGGGGCTCAAGTTCAAGGAGCTCGACGAGCTGCGCGCCAAGCTGCGCCCCCTGCACTGCCGCTACGCGGTGGTCAAGAACAGCCTGGTGCGCTACGCCCTCAAGAACGCCGGCCTGGAAGGGCCGGATGCCAAGCTCCTTAAAGGCCCCGTGGGCATGGTGGTCTCGGACGGCGACGATCCGATCGCGCCGGCCAAGGTCCTGGCCGCTTTCGCCAAACAGTTCCCAAAATTGAAGGTCAAGGCCGGCGTGGTCAGCCAGAAGTGGATGACCCCGGCTGAATGCGCGCAGCTCTCGACGCTGGGCTCGCGGCAGGAAGTGCTGGGCAGGGCCGTCAGCATCCTGTACAATATGATCAGCCAGCCCCTGGCCGTGATGCAGGCCCCGACGCGGGACGTGCTGCTGGTCGTCAAGGCTTTGGAGCAGAAGAAGCAGTCGGAATCAGGCGCGGCCGCCGCCTCAAAGGAGCAGCCGGCAGTCCCCGCGTAG